In Flagellatimonas centrodinii, a single window of DNA contains:
- a CDS encoding DUF2845 domain-containing protein has translation MMSTAGAAPAVSLRCGSAVVREGDTVMRLRAACGAPNHAPAAIAGPLPLPPIVEWTYDFGPQKLLRQVRIRNDRIIAIRTDGYGVLGTVPEACGHTSLPRGLSAYRLVYRCGAPAQRSQRLVLRPAQAGGGIDIGPQQPVVLERWQYLRSGYTLTIGLEDGRVDTIELDRRVAGTGDDADDQWLRYR, from the coding sequence ATGATGTCGACCGCCGGCGCGGCGCCGGCGGTCAGTCTGCGTTGTGGTTCGGCAGTGGTCCGCGAGGGCGACACCGTGATGCGTCTTCGCGCGGCCTGTGGTGCCCCGAATCACGCGCCGGCGGCCATTGCCGGCCCGTTGCCGCTTCCCCCGATCGTCGAGTGGACCTACGACTTCGGCCCGCAGAAGCTGTTGCGGCAGGTCCGAATCCGCAACGATCGCATCATCGCCATCCGCACCGACGGCTACGGGGTGCTCGGCACCGTGCCCGAGGCCTGTGGCCACACCTCGCTGCCGCGAGGGCTGTCTGCCTACCGGCTGGTGTATCGTTGCGGCGCGCCAGCGCAGCGGTCGCAGCGGCTCGTCTTGCGACCGGCGCAAGCTGGAGGAGGGATCGACATCGGCCCCCAGCAGCCAGTGGTGCTGGAGCGGTGGCAGTATTTGCGGAGTGGGTACACCCTGACAATTGGCCTGGAGGATGGACGTGTCGACACCATTGAGCTGGACCGGCGTGTTGCCGGTACTGGGGATGATGCTGATGACCAGTGGCTGCGGTATCGGTAG
- a CDS encoding DUF1499 domain-containing protein, which translates to MMLMTSGCGIGSAQLRPDGGPLQGCAGGPHCVSSTAAEAGRQIAPLRFTVDPALAQAILVALVRDQSRATVITDQPGYVHAEFMTPLMRFVDDAEFVIHPEGTIDMRSASRIGYYDFQVNRNRLEQLRAQFDARHP; encoded by the coding sequence ATGATGCTGATGACCAGTGGCTGCGGTATCGGTAGCGCCCAGTTGCGACCCGATGGCGGACCGTTGCAGGGCTGTGCAGGTGGCCCGCACTGTGTCTCGAGTACGGCGGCGGAAGCCGGCCGACAGATCGCGCCTCTGCGGTTCACCGTCGATCCGGCGCTGGCCCAGGCGATCCTGGTGGCGCTGGTGCGTGATCAGTCGCGCGCCACCGTGATCACCGATCAGCCTGGCTATGTTCACGCCGAATTCATGACACCGCTGATGCGTTTTGTTGACGACGCCGAGTTCGTCATCCACCCGGAGGGCACCATCGACATGCGCTCGGCCAGCCGCATCGGCTACTACGATTTTCAGGTGAACCGGAATCGCCTCGAACAGCTCCGGGCGCAGTTCGACGCCCGGCATCCGTGA
- a CDS encoding DUF423 domain-containing protein: MNTPWLWVGSVLGGLGVMLGAFGAHGLRARVSPERLANWHTATEYHLIHALALLAVGLLLRQAPQAGAAASAAGWCFTLGTLVFSGSLYLLVLSDQRWLGAITPIGGVLLIIGWACLSWAALKTG; encoded by the coding sequence ATGAACACCCCCTGGTTGTGGGTCGGCAGTGTCCTCGGTGGCCTTGGCGTGATGCTCGGCGCCTTTGGCGCTCATGGGCTGCGCGCCCGGGTGTCACCGGAGCGTCTTGCCAACTGGCACACCGCGACCGAGTATCACCTCATCCACGCGCTGGCACTGCTTGCCGTGGGCCTGCTGCTGCGGCAGGCGCCCCAGGCCGGTGCAGCGGCGTCCGCCGCCGGGTGGTGCTTCACGCTCGGCACGCTGGTGTTCTCGGGCAGCCTGTACCTGCTGGTGCTCAGCGACCAGCGCTGGCTCGGGGCCATCACTCCCATCGGCGGGGTCCTGCTGATCATCGGCTGGGCGTGTCTGAGCTGGGCGGCCCTGAAGACCGGTTGA